The Rhipicephalus sanguineus isolate Rsan-2018 chromosome 7, BIME_Rsan_1.4, whole genome shotgun sequence genome includes a window with the following:
- the LOC119399195 gene encoding juvenile hormone acid O-methyltransferase — MIEAALKTSSHPSIHYDVLDVEAGDVREFVNKYGKFDRVYSLLTWHFLKDQLTGYRNVRHLLEDGGECLVSACIESVFLNVWLEVYLVDKWRPFIPDPREIFSDMHYFNCEKSVGVLESEVRKLVTDVGLHCNDCQIYESDWQFADIEEALAKMLSLKCLTME; from the exons ATGATAGAAGCCGCACTCAAGACGTCGTCGCATCCAAGCATCCACTACGATGTACTCGACGTAGAGGCCGGGGACGTGCGGGAATTCGTGAACAAGTACGGAAAGTTTGACCGCGTTTACTCTCTCCTGACCTGGCATTTTCTCAAGGACCAGCTGACAGGGTACCGTAACGTTCGTCATTTGCTCGAGGATGGAGGCGAATGCTTGGTCTCTGCTTGCATCGAAAGCGTGTTTCTCAATGTTTGGCTTGAAGTCTACTTGGTGGACAAATGGAGACCGTTCATTCCT GACCCGAGGGAAATATTTTCAGATATGCACTATTTCAACTGTGAGAAGTCCGTCGGCGTGCTCGAATCCGAAGTGCGAAAGCTGGTGACGGACGTGGGTCTCCACTGCAATGACTGCCAAATTTATGAAAGTGACTGGCAGTTTGCGGACATCGAGGAAGCATTGG